A single Suricata suricatta isolate VVHF042 chromosome 2, meerkat_22Aug2017_6uvM2_HiC, whole genome shotgun sequence DNA region contains:
- the CCNJ gene encoding cyclin-J isoform X2 — translation MELEGQWWRGQLAADIHQALRYKELKLPSYKGQSPQLSLRRYFADLIAIVSNRFTLCPSARHLAVYLLDLFMDRYDISIQQLHLVALSCLLLASKFEEKEDSVPKLEQLNSLGCMTNMNLVLTKQNLLHMELLLLETFQWNLCLPTAAHFIEYYLSEAVHETDLHDGWPMICLEKTKLYMAKYADYFLEVSLQAAACVASSRIILRLSPTWPTRLHRLTAYSWDFLVQCIERLLIAHDNDVKEANKQRGQAGSQPAQLSVFQSASQPSRPVHFQQPQYLHPTHQTSLQYRHPVAEQPSCPQIVSATHTSSYTLQTCPAGFQTSVQGLGHVQTGVGMSLAIPVEVKPCLNVSYNRSYQINEHYPCITPCFER, via the exons ATGGAGCTGGAGGGGCAGTGGTGGCGGGGACAGCTGGCCGCCGACATTCATCAAGCGCTTCGATACAAG GAGCTGAAGTTGCCTTCCTACAAAGGCCAGTCCCCTCAACTAAGTCTCAGAAGGTATTTTGCTGACCTGATTGCCATTGTGAGCAATCGCTTCACCCTCTGCCCTTCTGCGCGACACCTTGCTGTCTATTTGCTGGACTTATTTATGGATCGGTATGACATCTCTATCCAGCAGCTGCATTTAGTTGCACTTTCCTGTCTGCTTCTAGCAA GTAAATTcgaagaaaaagaagatagtgTGCCTAAGCTGGAACAGCTCAACAGCCTGGGTTGTATGACTAATATGAATCTAGTATTAACAAAGCAAAATCTGCTACATATGGAACTGTTGTTATTAGAAACCTTTCAGTGGAACCTCTGCCTTCCAACAGCGGCCCATTTCATTGAGTATTATCTCTCTGAAGCAGTACATGAAACAGATCTTCATGATGGCTGGCCAATGATTTGCTTGGAAAAAACTAAACTGTATATGGCCAAGTATGCAGATTACTTCCTGGAAGTATCTTTGCAAG CTGCTGCATGTGTGGCTTCTTCAAGGATTATACTTCGTCTTTCTCCAACGTGGCCTACAAGACTACATCGTCTTACTGCTTACTCCTGGGATTTTTTAGTGCAGTGCATTGAACGACTATTGAT TGCTCATGATAATGATGTGAAAGAGGCAAACAAACAGAGAGGACAGGCAGGATCCCAGCCCGCACAGCTGAGTGTGTTCCAGTCGGCCTCCCAGCCCTCGCGGCCGGTTCACTTTCAGCAGCCTCAGTATCTGCATCCGACGCACCAGACCTCACTGCAGTATCGCCATCCTGTGGCGGAACAACCAAGCTGTCCGCAGATCGTATCTGCCACACACACCTCATCTTACACACTACAGACGTGTCCTGCTGGCTTCCAAACTAGTGTTCAGGGCCTTGGGCATGTGCAGACTGGTGTTGGGATGTCACTGGCAATCCCAGTAGAAGTGAAGCCCTGTCTGAATGTTTCTTATAACCGGAGTTACCAGATAAATGAACATTACCCTTGCATTACTCCATGCTTTGAAAGGTGA
- the CCNJ gene encoding cyclin-J isoform X1 translates to MELEGQWWRGQLAADIHQALRYKELKLPSYKGQSPQLSLRRYFADLIAIVSNRFTLCPSARHLAVYLLDLFMDRYDISIQQLHLVALSCLLLASKFEEKEDSVPKLEQLNSLGCMTNMNLVLTKQNLLHMELLLLETFQWNLCLPTAAHFIEYYLSEAVHETDLHDGWPMICLEKTKLYMAKYADYFLEVSLQDYAFLNYAPSLVAAACVASSRIILRLSPTWPTRLHRLTAYSWDFLVQCIERLLIAHDNDVKEANKQRGQAGSQPAQLSVFQSASQPSRPVHFQQPQYLHPTHQTSLQYRHPVAEQPSCPQIVSATHTSSYTLQTCPAGFQTSVQGLGHVQTGVGMSLAIPVEVKPCLNVSYNRSYQINEHYPCITPCFER, encoded by the exons ATGGAGCTGGAGGGGCAGTGGTGGCGGGGACAGCTGGCCGCCGACATTCATCAAGCGCTTCGATACAAG GAGCTGAAGTTGCCTTCCTACAAAGGCCAGTCCCCTCAACTAAGTCTCAGAAGGTATTTTGCTGACCTGATTGCCATTGTGAGCAATCGCTTCACCCTCTGCCCTTCTGCGCGACACCTTGCTGTCTATTTGCTGGACTTATTTATGGATCGGTATGACATCTCTATCCAGCAGCTGCATTTAGTTGCACTTTCCTGTCTGCTTCTAGCAA GTAAATTcgaagaaaaagaagatagtgTGCCTAAGCTGGAACAGCTCAACAGCCTGGGTTGTATGACTAATATGAATCTAGTATTAACAAAGCAAAATCTGCTACATATGGAACTGTTGTTATTAGAAACCTTTCAGTGGAACCTCTGCCTTCCAACAGCGGCCCATTTCATTGAGTATTATCTCTCTGAAGCAGTACATGAAACAGATCTTCATGATGGCTGGCCAATGATTTGCTTGGAAAAAACTAAACTGTATATGGCCAAGTATGCAGATTACTTCCTGGAAGTATCTTTGCAAG ATTATGCCTTTCTAAATTATGCACCTTCTTTAGTAGCTGCTGCATGTGTGGCTTCTTCAAGGATTATACTTCGTCTTTCTCCAACGTGGCCTACAAGACTACATCGTCTTACTGCTTACTCCTGGGATTTTTTAGTGCAGTGCATTGAACGACTATTGAT TGCTCATGATAATGATGTGAAAGAGGCAAACAAACAGAGAGGACAGGCAGGATCCCAGCCCGCACAGCTGAGTGTGTTCCAGTCGGCCTCCCAGCCCTCGCGGCCGGTTCACTTTCAGCAGCCTCAGTATCTGCATCCGACGCACCAGACCTCACTGCAGTATCGCCATCCTGTGGCGGAACAACCAAGCTGTCCGCAGATCGTATCTGCCACACACACCTCATCTTACACACTACAGACGTGTCCTGCTGGCTTCCAAACTAGTGTTCAGGGCCTTGGGCATGTGCAGACTGGTGTTGGGATGTCACTGGCAATCCCAGTAGAAGTGAAGCCCTGTCTGAATGTTTCTTATAACCGGAGTTACCAGATAAATGAACATTACCCTTGCATTACTCCATGCTTTGAAAGGTGA